The DNA window TTCGGCGAAGTATCCCGTGCGGGGAGTCGATGCTCGAACGCTCGCGGTGAACCTCGAGATCAACATGTTCTGGGACGGGCTCTTCCATGTTTTTACGTGGGTCATGACTTCTATTGGAATTGCGCTTCTGTGGCACGCTGTTCACGAGAAAAAGGTCCCTTTGACGACCAGAACATTTGTGGGGTCGCTCAGCCTGGGGTGGGGACTGTTCAATCTGGTCGAAGGAATCATCGACCATCATATTCTTCACATCCATCACGTTGTGGAGACCAGCAATCACCTTGTCTGGGACCTGACGTTCCTTGGAGCCGGGGTCGTGCTGATCGTATTCGGGTCGTGGCTGATCCGCTCCGATCGTCCGGCGTCACCGGAAGGCCACCGGACCGCGAGTCCCTGACAAACACGTAGGAAGTTTGATGACCCGAACGAAATTCGAAAAGGAGAATCGCTATGAAGTCGCTGATCGCTTTCACCCTCGCCATGCTCGTTATGTCCCCCGCCTTCGCCGACCCTACAGGCGATCCTGAGTACAAGCACCCCGTGATCGAGAAACATGGCGGGATCGTCGTGCTGCCGGACGCCGCTCATCAGCCCGGAAAAAACTCCAAGGTGATCATCGACATCACTTCGGATGACAAATCGGGGAGCGTCATCAAAGGCTTTGACCGGGCGGCGCTCATTCTCAACCAATACACCGAAGCCGGAGCGGGGATGGATAGCGGGTTCAAGATGGCAATCATTCTGCATGGTCCCGCCACGAAAGCCGCCTTGTCTCACGAAGGCTATGCCAAACACACCAATTCCTATCTGACCGACAAAGGTAAGACCAGGAATCCCGACCTTGATCTAATCGCAAAGCTCAAGGAAGCGGGGGTCGAGGTTTTCGTCTGTGGTCAGGCGCTGGCTCACCACGGCTATTCCACGAGCGAGGTCGCTTCCGAGGTGAAGGTCGTCGTCTCTGCGGCGACGGTGAATATCAATTTGCAGATGAAGGGCTACGCTTACATCCCTTTTAAATAGGAGCGTTTTATGAATCGAGGCAGCATGATTCTGTTCGCTTTGATCCTCGGTGGAGGATGCTCAGTCGCTCTCGGCGGCGAAGACACAGAGTCTCCGTCCGCAGTCATCACCATCCTTCATACCTGCGATTTCCACGGGCGACACATGCCATTCGTCGTGGGGCCGGGAAACGCGACGTCTCAGACCGGCAATCCTCGACAGCCGGACAATCACTTCGAGCGTGAAGGATCAATCGGCGGCTTCGAGGCGCTCGCAGCCGCCGTGAAGGAGATCCGTCGAGAGCGAGGCGAACAGAATGTGCTTCTTCTGCATGCGGGAGATACGTTTAGCGATGACCTGCTGGGCAATCTCACTCAGGGAGAGGCGATTATCCGGCTGATGAACGCAGTCGAATTCGATTATATGGCTCTGGGCAATCACGACTTCGACTACGGATTGAGCCGGACTCGCCGCCTGCAGGAGCTCGCCAAATTTCCGATGCGGGGGGCCAATGTCATCGAACGGGAAACTGGCAAGCCTCTGTTTGGAGAGCCATTCAAGGTTTTCTCAGCAGGGAAAGCGAAGGTCGCCGTGTTGGCACTGGGCTACCACAATACGGACCAGACCACTGCTCCGAAGAATATCCGAGGACTTGAATTCACAGACGGTAGCGAAGTCGCAGCTCACTACGTTCCTGAACTTCGTCGCCAGGCGGATGTCGTAGTGGTCCTCTCCCATCAGGGAACAGCGGTCGACAGTCTGCTGGCTCAGAGGGTCGAAGGGATCGATCTGATAATCGGCGGGCACTCGCACGATCGAATCCATCCGGCTCTGGAGGTGAGCGGTACAAAAATCGTTCAGGCGATGTCGGACACAGCCGCTCTCGGAGAGGTACGCATTCGGATTGCCAACGGACGGATCGAGAGTATTGAAGACGAACTTCACATGCTCTGGTCTGAAGATTTCCCACCGGATCAGGCGACCGCCACATTGATCGACTCTTTGCGAAAGCCTCATCGGGATCAACTGGAGCAAAGCATTGGAACCGCGGCTGCTCCCATTGCTCGTCAGTATAAGCAGGAAAGTCAATTCGATGGGCTTGTCGCTGAACTCCTGCGGCAACAGAGCGGAGCGGATGTGGCCTTCTTGCCCGGCGTGGGATATGGCATCACATTACGGAAGGGGAAGGTGAGCCGGGAAGCTCTCTATACGTTGCTGCCTCACCCGGCCAAGCTCGTTACGCTACGGCTTACAGGAAAACAGATACGAGACACTCTGGAACAGTCGGCCACAAATCTTACGGCCACCGATCCCCGGAACCGGGTCGGGGGGCTCATTCAAACTGCCGGTATGACATGGACAGTGGTGCTGGATAGTCCAGGCAGACAAAGGATTCGAGACGTGAAAGTCGATGGGGTCTCTCTGGACGATGCCCGGGTTTACAACGTAGCAACCCACAGTGGAATGCTGCAGGGCATCCATCAATATGCCGAGCTCACCAGAGGCAAAGACGTTCAGATCACCAATAAACGGGTGGTCGATATCGTGGAAGACCATTTTCGAAACGCACCGGCAGTATCACCGCCCACCGAACAGCATGTCACGGTGATCAACTCCGAAGATTAAGGAAGCCAACGGGGAAATGCGCCTTCATTGACCTCTCAATGAGACGTGCCAGAAGTCATTAGTGGCCCGAGGAACAAAAGGGGGGGATTAAACAAATGTGTCCGCCGCAATAGTCATCAGATTGTGGTGCCTGTCTGATCAGTTCGGGAATGTCATTGAAAATGGTCCTCCGAACAGGTACTGTGCGGAGGTATCTCTGGACAGTCAGTACAGCTCTGAAGTGAATTGAAGACGGCGGGCCACTATGCGGATGAGAATGGGCGTTCACGCTGCGCTGCTGACAGCGTTGACGTGGGGGGCGGCATGTTCAAACAGTGAACTCGACCAGCTTCCGACGGTTTCCCACGTCACCGAGGAAGTCGCAGCGAATCCTGATACGCAAGCGGAAGAGTTCATCAGTTCCGATTCGTCCTCTGGCCCGGAATCTTCAACGACACCTCCTCCTGTCGACCAAAGCAATCCAATCGAACCCGAGTTCGTCTCGCCACCCGAGGGATCTTCTAGAGACGCTGAGGTGGCCGGCGATTCGACGGAACCGGGTCCGCCAAGGACCGAGGAATCCTCGAGCGAGAGTCGTCAGCCCGATGCCACCGCGATGGCAGTTCCGGGAGCATCCGTCCAGACGAACATCCTGCTTTCGGGGGTTCCCGAAATGGTCAGCGATGCCGGGATGGAGAGCCCCGCCTCCAGTTCGACACCCCAGCGAGTGGTGAAAGCGGCCTCCGTCTCCACAGAGGAAGTCGCGTCTCTGGAAGCGATCGAACGGCTGCATCGGGATCTTGAAGCAGAGAGCGAACCAGAAGCAGCTTTGAGTCGCCTCGATTCCTTTCTGGCTTTCTATCGACTCTCTGCAGCGCAAGAGCAGCAGTTCGCAGCTGAACGGCAGACGTGGGCGGCTCGAGGTCTGGAAAAACTGATACGCATCGACGAACACTTCGTTCCCCGGAGTGAGCTTGAAGAAGACCAACTCGTGCTGATTCGGTATCTCGCGTCGGTCATCCAACTTTGTCAGTCGCGCCAATCGATTGAGTCGGTGCTTGAGACTCTGGAGAAGGCGAGTCGGGAGAACTCTGATTCAATCGTCGCGTTTTACCATTCCGGATTGATTAAAGCTGTCTGGCTGAACGACAGTCGGGACGCGTTGGGGGATTTCCGCCGGATTACCAGGGAGATGCCGGAACATGCTGGAGCCTGGAATAATCAGGCGATCTGTGAGATGAAGTCGGGGGACTTCTCGCGTGCGCTCGGAAGCTGGCGAAAGGCTGTCACGAGTTCGCAGAATCTGTCCGACCGAACGTTCATTGCCCACAACATCGCCTACGCGGCTGAAATCGCTCAGTCGGAAAAGATCAAGGCGCCCGCATCCTTTTCAGATGCTGCCTTGCGACTTCTGGCCGATGCCGGGCCTCTCGTATCTGGTCAGCCCAGGGCTCGTGGGCCATATTGGAGATTCAGTCCCTGGATCGCAAAGGCCGAACATGTGACGGCCGTAAGAGGGTACCACGACGCGAACGCGATTCCGCCGCAGCACATTCGGCCTCTGAAACGAATCAGTGCTCTCGCCGTCGGTGGAGAATGGTTGCTGGTCTCCACAGACGATCTGAGTATTCCGTATCTGGGTATGTCGGACTACATCCGGGTTCTCAGCCCCGACCTGCAGGTTATGTCTTCCATTGGGGTCGCGGAGTTTATCGCAACGAATGAAGAACTGGGGCTTACCCTGCTTCGTTGTCAGGCTCTGGCTGCTCCCGTACTGGAGGTGGCCCGTGATATCGTGGAGCCCGGGGCTCCCATCCACGTGGGACTCTCTGTCCCGGACCAGTCGATGACGTTCCATTCCACGAACAGCGTTTCGTTGCCGACGAATGTTGCCTATGCCTTTGGCTTGAAAATGGACGAGATCGAACCTCTGCCGACAGGGGCTCCCGTCTTTGATGCAAACGGAAAGCTGGGCGGCCTCATCGCACCGCTGTCGTCGTCCGCGACGGGATCTCCAATCCAGTTTGTCTGGTCTGCTTCGACAATTACGGAATTTCTCACGGCGGCCGGAGTCGTCATTCCAGTGACTGCCGAGCAGGGGAACGGCACGTGGGAAACCCGGCAGCATTTCCTGACCAATCACCTGGTTCGGCTCGAACTCTGTTATCCGGAAGAATGCCTCTCGCTCGATCTTGCGCAGCGGTCAAAGTTCAACGCTTCGCACTACCTGACGGACCGGAGTTGCCTGGTCTGTGACGGTCGCAGTCGAGTGAATTGTGATCGCAAAGGGTGCGTCAAAGGGCAGACGTCCCGCCGCTACAAGGGAATCGTCTCCTACACCCAGAAAGGCGAGCCGATCTACGGACTGAAAGTCGCCGTTGAACGCTGCACGCGATGCGATGGTCACGCCACATTGGATTGTCCGAATTGCCGGGATGGTACGGAGCCCGAACGAGGCTCTTTGCTGCTCGAATGATCGACGCAAGCAGAGCAATGTCCCCCGTAGCCGCTGATTTCCCCCTGAGAGAGCCCGCCGATGCCCGATCTGAAATGTCCTCATTGCCGTGCCGCCCTGCGAGTGCCTGACTCGCTGATGGGCAAGAAACTTCGCTGTAAGAACGAGACCTGCAAACAGACCTTTGTGGCTCAGCTGGAACCTGCCAGTCCCGCCGTCCAGGTCGACGATCCTCCCATGTTCTCCGATATGCCCCCGGACTGGCAGCAGGCAATGGATGAACGGAAGCGGGAAGAGGAGCGTCAGAATGAACGAGGTCAGTCATTTTTTGATGACCTGGGAAATGGTTCTGTCAATGAAGATGACTTGAGCGAATCACGCTATCCCAATCTGATGAAGTACATCAGGTGGGCAAGGGTCGTCGCCATTGTTCTTATCGTCCTCACCTATATCGGAATCGGTTTCAATTTCCTGCATGATGTGATCGAGGTGTCCCGACTTTCATCGTCCTCCAATGAAACATTGGGAGCAACGATTGTCCTCGTGCTGGTCACGACAATTTCCGTGGCGGTTGCCTACCTGTTCTACGTGATGTTCATGGCGGGGATCGAGTTCATGCAGGTCATCATCGACATCGAGGAGAACACACGATCGCGCCGGGAGGCGAGTGAATGAGTAGTTCCGTGAAAGGTAGACGCCTGCTGCTCTCTCTGCTTCTCGCGTTCAGCGCGATGTTTCTCGGTGGATGTTCGAAGCCGCCGGAGAGGCCGCCGACTTCGGACGCTTCGGAGGAAGGTTCAGAGACAGGTTCCGCAGCGGGGGAATCGGATGTTACGAGCTCGGACGAATCGAGTTCCGCAGACCCTCCGAACTCTCCGCAAAGGCCGAATGATGTCTCTGACGAACCGGAAGACACGTCTTCTTCGGGGCCGCCTGTTGGACCGGCGTCTTCCGAAAGAAGCCGATCGGGAAGGGAGCAGGAGGGAACCGCGTCCGATCTCAATCCGGCCACACCCGCAGAAGCCGCCCGGATGGCGGAAGAGCATCTATCGTTGAGTGAAGGCAGTTCGGATCTCTCGGCTGCGTATCGCAATGCTTCGTTCGCATTGCACTGCGCCCGCCAGTTCCCGGGCGACACGAACTGTCTGCGAATCGCAGATGCTGCACTCGGACGAATCCAGGCGCTCGAAGCTCAGGCGGCCGCCTCGGTCAACGTTCCGCCGAACGGATCGCTTCCTGAAAAGACAATCGTAGAAATCCCTTAGTTCATAGAGTGTAGCCGCCATGTCAACGACTCAGGCATCTGCCCCCTCAATGTTGCACCGCGTCATCTGTCCGCAGTGCTGGCACAAGTTCCACCCCGAAGACATCCTCTGGGTGAGCGAGCACCAGGACCTGTTCGGAGCAGACAATCGCGTTCCTAACGCGCAAATGAGGTTCCTGCCCAGCCGATTCTCCCCTCAGGCCGAAGCGATCGATCCTCGCGGCTTTCCATGTCACCGTCTCGCATGTCCGAACTGCCACCTCGAGATCCCGCGGCCGATGCTGGAACTGCAGTCTCTTGTTCTCTCGGTTCTCGGCAGCCCCGGCAGCGGTAAGAGCTATTTTCTGGCAGCGATGGCGAGCCGGCTCCGTCACGTGCTGCCGATGCAGTTCTTCGCCTCATTTACGGACGCAGATGCCAGCCTGAATGTACGGTTGAAGGACAGCGAACGGCAGATGTATGCCAACAGTAATCCGTACGAGATTCAGGAACTGGGGGAACTCATCCGGAAGACTCAGGAAGTCGGCGACGAATACGGCTACGCCGCGGTGAACTTTGGATCGCAGTCGGTGAACTATCTGCGTCCGTATGCCTTCACCATGCAGGTCCAGCAGAATCATCCCAATCCCGAACGGCGTGGCACGGGCCGCGTTATCTGTCTGTACGATAACGCCGGCGAATCGTTCCTGCCGGGCATGGACAAGTCCGCCTCTCCGGTCACTCGCCATTTGGCAGAATCGCGGGTGCTGTTCTTTGTGTATGACCCGTTGCAGGACAGCCGATTCCGTTGTCTTGAGTCCGACCTCGGCGAAGGGCTGATCGACAAATCACATCTGGGATCGCAGGAGGCGGTTTTTCAGGAAGCCGCGAATCGAATTCGCCGCTATTCCGGTCTCGCCTCACGCGAGAAGTATCCCCGGCCGGTCATTGTCGTCGTCACAAAGTGCGATCGCTGGGCGAAGCTGATCGATGGAGACCTGATGAACCAGTCGGCTGTGGTCGAGGCGAACAAGAAGCTGAGCGATGGTTCTATCGCCAGGTTGAATGCGCTTGATACCGGGTTGGTGAAATCTGTTTCGGCAAAGGTTCGCAATCTCCTCGCCAGTACGACACCGGAGATTGTTTCGGCAGTGGAAAGCTTCACCGATCACGCCTGCTATATCCCTGTCAGTGCCACCGGCGCCAAGACGCACGTCAATCCGCGGTCGGGGCTCCAGGCTGTGCGGCCGGGCGATCTGCAGTCGTTCTGGGCAGAAGTTCCCTTCATCTATTCGCTGGCCATCAGTTCGGCCGGAATGATTCCCAAAGTATCCCGGTAACTGATTTGTTCGGCACGGAGAACTCTGAACGATGATCTACGAACTGGTCTACACATCGGCTCCCGCGGGGTTGCGTCCCGGCAGCAGCGGTTACTGCACGGTCCAGAGCAGTCGAGGCATTCCCGCACCGACTGTGGATCTGCTTGAGTCGCTGAGCGGTTATCGGCACATCTTCACGGCCGGAACGCCGGAAGCCGCTAACAATCCCGTGAACTACGGGCATTACCTTTTGAGGGTGCAGGGGCGACCAGAACATGTGTTGTCCCGCGTCTCCGATTGCCCGCTCGATCACACGGGACGTTCGAATAAACTTGGCCATCACATGGTCATTGATACGCCAGATTCGATTTCTGCTGGTCCCGCCTGGCTGCTTCAGCAACCGGGCTGGATGACGGACCAATGGGACGGCAAGGTCACCGTTCTGAACACGGTCCGTTCGGCGCCGTCGACGCCGCGAGCAGCCGGCAAATGTGAAGCATGGCGAAGAACAGTGGGCGATGCCGGCTGGGCCGGCGTGCTGGCCGAGTCCTTCCTGGCCGATCCGCAGCGCAAGGTCTTTCTGATCTATCAACCGGGAACCGATGTCCTCGTACTGTTTGAAGAAGCTCTGGCTCTGTTGCCGGTTTCGCAGCGGTGGGATGTCACGTTCAGTACTTACGGAGCCGCGTTGCCGGCCACCGTCGAGTGTCTCTGGACGGGCGTCATCGCCGGATCGCAGGAAGAGCACCTCAGTAAGCGTTTCGTCCACGCGTTAAGAATTGATCTGACGAAAGCGTTGGGAGCGGCTCCGGAGATGGGGGATCTCGTCACGCTCGCTCGGACGGGCAAAAAGGCTCCCGCCGCAGCCCCGACCGCAGCGGCTGCTGCCGCCGATACGCCGGTGACGATGTCCCTCTCCGAAGACGATCTCGCCGAAGGCCGGACGTCTCTGAAATCCCCGCAACGTTCGCCAGCCGACAGCATCTCTGCAATGCCACCCCCGGTCAGACGCCGCGCGAAAAAGTCCGATGCAGGTTTCGGACGACTGGTGTTGATCGTGGTCGCATGTTGCCTGCTGTTCGGCGGGGGTACGGCGGCTTCGCTGGTGTATTTTCTGAAGAGTGAAAGCCCAGCTTCTACGTCGTCTGCCACGATACTTGCAGAATCGGAGAAGAAGGCGGTTGCTGACAACAGCACCATTGACCGTCCAACCAAGCAGGCGGCTCTACATAAAGATCCCAAGCCTGATGCTGCGTCGGAGTCGACGGGACCGCCAACGCGGCCGGCTAAACAGGAAGTGCCTCATACTGTTAAATCATCTGAGACTACAACTCCCGAGCCCGTGTTGACATCAGTTGGAGAAGTTAACAAGCGAAAAGATAAGAAGAATAAACAGGAACGTCGTCCTGTTCCGACGATTGAATACCCACCTGCGTCGATTGCGATGCTGCAGGCACAAGAGAACAAGCTGGTCCTGCTCGATCAGTGGGATGCGAATGGAGGACAACTTTCGTCGGTCAGACTTCTCATTCCCAAACACCAGTCCACTGTGCCCACAGAGGCTGAAACGAGCTTATTCCATCCCTTTCTTCTCGAAGAACTACCGCTTACAAAGAAGCTCGTTGAAGATCGCGCGACTACGAAAATGACTACGTTCGATAGCCTTGGAACGGAGGTCTTATTCGACGGGACATCAATAGCAACTGTTTCGGCACTCGTGACCGATAACCATCTTCGGCAAATAGTTGTAAATCCGTATTCGCAGGAACATGCAGGGGCAATATACGGGGCAATATTCTTAGCAAAGTATACGGCCAAGGCGTTCGCGGTACCGTTCCATCGCCCGATTGAGGCCCAACGAGGAGACCTTGTCCCCTCGGAAGAGTCATTAATGGCGGTGCGGATAAAGATTCCTCGCACAGCCGAGGGGAGCGCCCAATTTGAACGGTTAACCAAAGCCTTGTCCGTAGTCGTGGTCGGTAACCCAAAGCTCGCCGTCGGCAACGATCTGTTTGAATTTGAATTTACGAATTCTCGAACTCTGAAGTTCGTCAATGGACCATTCAATCCAGGGGTACTTTCCTTTGTATTAAACGATTCTCAAACAGACGGGAACTACACCGACGAAAGTTTTGCGGTTAGGGCGCTGTCGTTTGACGCGAAGCCACTTCTTGAAAAGGTGTTGGAGAAGAATCAGATAGCAAAGCGTGCTTCTGATGAACTACAGGAGCAATGGTTGCGGATTCAGCACGCGCTACAGTTAACCAATGCGTCCGATATTTCTCATAATGATCGGAAATTGCTGGATCCCGAAAATGCTCCTGCTTTCCGAGACGATTTTTCTGCCCTCAGGATTGTCTCGGGAAAAGTACGATCGCTCGCATCTGCGAGGTTGAAGTCCGGTCAGAGCGAGGAGACCGTCTTCGGGAAGGATGAAGCAGGCAATCAGGTGACTAAGGATGATGTCGAAAAATATCTGAAGGACCGAATAGACCTGATGAGCATGTTCAAAGAGGCGGATGTAAGAAAGAAAGAAATTAACGATGCGACGCTTGGCGGGTTTTCTATCGCAACTGTGTATGAACTTCCGGCAGAATATCAGGATCGATTGTTGATGGTTCCTATTCTTAACGTTTCCGAGTAATCAATCAGCGATAAGTGCAACGGGGAATCGCGATGGCACAAACACACACCCTCCAACAAATTCAGATGCTCGTTGATCAGGTCCGGTTGACGATCATGAGCGAGCAGTTTGATGCGACGCCGGAAACGAAGACGCTGGCGCGGGAGTATGCGGAGCTGTCGCGGCAGTTGAATCATCGGCTGCGGCAGTGTGGCGAGTTTCTGCGGCAGGGATTGCGGAGCGAGGCGATTCGCGAAGCGGAGTCCGAGCCTCGGCTGCTGGAAGCCGTGGGCGTCGTCGACAGTCTGTCAGAAGAGGAGCAGAAGGCTTGGAGCGACGTCTGCGAGTTCCTGGAACTGCCGCGTCCGGAGCCGATGCTGAATGATGCCGCTCTGATGCTCGACTCCGCCTATGAAGAGCATGGCCCGCTTGAGAAACTGCTGCGGCTGCACCGACGGCTGGCCCTGCAACGGGCCCCCTTGTCGAAGCGACTGGCCATTCTCCGGAATCTCGCCGTGGACGACCCGACGACCGAATTCTGGGAAGAGGACATTCTGGAGTACGAGAAAGCTCGGCACGTGCAGATGTTCGAGGAACTGCGAAAGCTCAAGAGATCGCCTTCCGCTGCTGCACTCTCGGAATTGCGGGACGAGATCGACGGAGCGCAGTGGCAAACTCCGGTTCCGAGAAAAGTGCAGGTCCTGGTTCGAGAACTGCAGCAGACCGCCCGTCGGGATGAGGCGCGGCAGGCGCTTCAGGAAGCCGAGACCATCTTGCAGGTCGCGTTTGCGGAAATGAATTTCGCCAGGGCGCGATCGGCCTATGCCCAATGGCAGGAGAACTGGCCGGCCGCTGAGTTGGCCGATGACGATCCGCTCGCGATTGCAGCCATCCCGGCTCTCTCGTGGTGCGAGCAGTCAGCGGCACGCGAAGCCGAAGAGGCAGACTGGAACCGGACTCTGGCTAAAGCGGAATCGTTGTTGGAACGTAACGACGCCGATCTGCTCGCCCTGGAACGGATGAGCGACGAACTCGACCGATTCGAGCGTCCGGTGCCGAAGACGATCGATAATCGGCTGCAGAGCCGCATTGCCAGTCTGAATCTGCGCCGACGCCGTCATCGTCTCCTGGTTATTACCGGCTCGAGTCTGGCGACGATCGCTGTGGTCAGCCTGGTCACCGTCGTCGTGCTGCAGGCGAATGAACGCAGTTTTCGCGGCGACGTGCTCGCGCGAATCGATCGGTTTGTGACACAGGGGGAAGTTGAACCTGCCACCGCGTTGCTGACGA is part of the Rubinisphaera margarita genome and encodes:
- a CDS encoding DUF2243 domain-containing protein: MTESHNRRPLISAGTLLGVGMGGFVDGILFHQLLQLHNMLSAKYPVRGVDARTLAVNLEINMFWDGLFHVFTWVMTSIGIALLWHAVHEKKVPLTTRTFVGSLSLGWGLFNLVEGIIDHHILHIHHVVETSNHLVWDLTFLGAGVVLIVFGSWLIRSDRPASPEGHRTASP
- a CDS encoding DsrE family protein, giving the protein MKSLIAFTLAMLVMSPAFADPTGDPEYKHPVIEKHGGIVVLPDAAHQPGKNSKVIIDITSDDKSGSVIKGFDRAALILNQYTEAGAGMDSGFKMAIILHGPATKAALSHEGYAKHTNSYLTDKGKTRNPDLDLIAKLKEAGVEVFVCGQALAHHGYSTSEVASEVKVVVSAATVNINLQMKGYAYIPFK
- a CDS encoding bifunctional metallophosphatase/5'-nucleotidase, whose protein sequence is MNRGSMILFALILGGGCSVALGGEDTESPSAVITILHTCDFHGRHMPFVVGPGNATSQTGNPRQPDNHFEREGSIGGFEALAAAVKEIRRERGEQNVLLLHAGDTFSDDLLGNLTQGEAIIRLMNAVEFDYMALGNHDFDYGLSRTRRLQELAKFPMRGANVIERETGKPLFGEPFKVFSAGKAKVAVLALGYHNTDQTTAPKNIRGLEFTDGSEVAAHYVPELRRQADVVVVLSHQGTAVDSLLAQRVEGIDLIIGGHSHDRIHPALEVSGTKIVQAMSDTAALGEVRIRIANGRIESIEDELHMLWSEDFPPDQATATLIDSLRKPHRDQLEQSIGTAAAPIARQYKQESQFDGLVAELLRQQSGADVAFLPGVGYGITLRKGKVSREALYTLLPHPAKLVTLRLTGKQIRDTLEQSATNLTATDPRNRVGGLIQTAGMTWTVVLDSPGRQRIRDVKVDGVSLDDARVYNVATHSGMLQGIHQYAELTRGKDVQITNKRVVDIVEDHFRNAPAVSPPTEQHVTVINSED
- a CDS encoding tetratricopeptide repeat protein: MGVHAALLTALTWGAACSNSELDQLPTVSHVTEEVAANPDTQAEEFISSDSSSGPESSTTPPPVDQSNPIEPEFVSPPEGSSRDAEVAGDSTEPGPPRTEESSSESRQPDATAMAVPGASVQTNILLSGVPEMVSDAGMESPASSSTPQRVVKAASVSTEEVASLEAIERLHRDLEAESEPEAALSRLDSFLAFYRLSAAQEQQFAAERQTWAARGLEKLIRIDEHFVPRSELEEDQLVLIRYLASVIQLCQSRQSIESVLETLEKASRENSDSIVAFYHSGLIKAVWLNDSRDALGDFRRITREMPEHAGAWNNQAICEMKSGDFSRALGSWRKAVTSSQNLSDRTFIAHNIAYAAEIAQSEKIKAPASFSDAALRLLADAGPLVSGQPRARGPYWRFSPWIAKAEHVTAVRGYHDANAIPPQHIRPLKRISALAVGGEWLLVSTDDLSIPYLGMSDYIRVLSPDLQVMSSIGVAEFIATNEELGLTLLRCQALAAPVLEVARDIVEPGAPIHVGLSVPDQSMTFHSTNSVSLPTNVAYAFGLKMDEIEPLPTGAPVFDANGKLGGLIAPLSSSATGSPIQFVWSASTITEFLTAAGVVIPVTAEQGNGTWETRQHFLTNHLVRLELCYPEECLSLDLAQRSKFNASHYLTDRSCLVCDGRSRVNCDRKGCVKGQTSRRYKGIVSYTQKGEPIYGLKVAVERCTRCDGHATLDCPNCRDGTEPERGSLLLE
- a CDS encoding GAP1-N2 domain-containing protein, which translates into the protein MIYELVYTSAPAGLRPGSSGYCTVQSSRGIPAPTVDLLESLSGYRHIFTAGTPEAANNPVNYGHYLLRVQGRPEHVLSRVSDCPLDHTGRSNKLGHHMVIDTPDSISAGPAWLLQQPGWMTDQWDGKVTVLNTVRSAPSTPRAAGKCEAWRRTVGDAGWAGVLAESFLADPQRKVFLIYQPGTDVLVLFEEALALLPVSQRWDVTFSTYGAALPATVECLWTGVIAGSQEEHLSKRFVHALRIDLTKALGAAPEMGDLVTLARTGKKAPAAAPTAAAAAADTPVTMSLSEDDLAEGRTSLKSPQRSPADSISAMPPPVRRRAKKSDAGFGRLVLIVVACCLLFGGGTAASLVYFLKSESPASTSSATILAESEKKAVADNSTIDRPTKQAALHKDPKPDAASESTGPPTRPAKQEVPHTVKSSETTTPEPVLTSVGEVNKRKDKKNKQERRPVPTIEYPPASIAMLQAQENKLVLLDQWDANGGQLSSVRLLIPKHQSTVPTEAETSLFHPFLLEELPLTKKLVEDRATTKMTTFDSLGTEVLFDGTSIATVSALVTDNHLRQIVVNPYSQEHAGAIYGAIFLAKYTAKAFAVPFHRPIEAQRGDLVPSEESLMAVRIKIPRTAEGSAQFERLTKALSVVVVGNPKLAVGNDLFEFEFTNSRTLKFVNGPFNPGVLSFVLNDSQTDGNYTDESFAVRALSFDAKPLLEKVLEKNQIAKRASDELQEQWLRIQHALQLTNASDISHNDRKLLDPENAPAFRDDFSALRIVSGKVRSLASARLKSGQSEETVFGKDEAGNQVTKDDVEKYLKDRIDLMSMFKEADVRKKEINDATLGGFSIATVYELPAEYQDRLLMVPILNVSE